The following are encoded in a window of Pieris napi chromosome 23, ilPieNapi1.2, whole genome shotgun sequence genomic DNA:
- the LOC125061079 gene encoding uncharacterized protein LOC125061079 codes for MADDDDEGGFGGLYEDGHWVWDEKTEALVFVSDLPPKPVEAIHIPIKAPTGTVEFRDDVDLIEQIRFRRRYQRKLKSGQPDIITIQDVKDIAIYTAPVSILSPVLINMLHLPTTERFIRALTFCCQYYLQIADEMANRIIELETKVRTPQCEILESEFRDNLSDLRLLVAKEYSAMLIGGGDMKKFHHMGPQKKRRSLSDKDARLIETLLRMCVQIVWLALGRKSFNQIELEVNRVFKSEIFNAVEHNLHTGYINKMSREERAVLLGRCLRHDKKLNTCSPLMNEVFCHREIDYRLMGLGVIKCPQLTPRLHYMKEAVSGPEERLRELGIVLGIIGMHRSSFDTMLKPLPTASEGKSKASVSSRSQSHASKSSVSSTMRKSQTTAQKIYPDIVLPRKESRIISVPPSFPDDPEHIRPCSETQRRKWQTRLAKLLHPYGR; via the exons atggctgatgatgatgatgaaggAGGTTTTGGTGGTCTCTATGAAGATGGCCACTGGGTTTGGGATGAAAAAACCGAAGCTTTAGTTTTTGTCAG TGACCTTCCCCCAAAACCAGTCGAAGCTATTCACATCCCTATTAAAGCACCAACAGGAACAGTAGAATTTAGAGATGACGTAGACCTCATAGAACAA ATTAGATTTAGAAGACGCTACCAGCGGAAACTCAAGTCAGGACAGCCTGATATCATCACAATTCAA GATGTAAAAGACATCGCAATATACACTGCCCCAGTCAGCATTTTAAGCCCCGTACTAATAAACATGCTGCATCTACCCACTACGGAGCGGTTCATTAGGGCTCTTACATTCTGCTGCCAGTATTATTTACAA ATTGCAGATGAAATGGCCAACCGTATAATTGAATTAGAGACTAAAGTGAGAACGCCTCAGTGCGAAATCCTTGAGAGCGAGTTCCGAGACAATTTGTCGGACTTAAGATTATTGGTCGCTAAGGAATATAGTGCTATGTTGATTG GTGGCGGTGATATGAAAAAGTTTCATCACATGGGACCACAGAAGAAACGTCGATCTTTATCGGACAAAGACGCACGACTTATTGAAACTTTGTTGCGTATGTGTGTCCAAATTGTGTGGCTGGCCCTCGGTCGTAAGTCGTTCAATCAGATAG AACTGGAAGTCAACCGCGTATTTAAATCGGAGATATTCAACGCGGTGGAGCACAACCTTCACACtggttacataaataaaatgagtcGAGAAGAGCGGGCAGTGTTGCTCGGGAGATGCTTGAGACATGACAAGAAGCTGAATACATGTTCTCCGCTAATGAATGAGGTGTTCTGCCACAGGGAGATTGATTATCGTTTGATGGGACTAGGAGTGATAAAGTGCCCTCA GCTGACACCACGGCTTCATTACATGAAAGAAGCAGTCTCAGGTCCTGAAGAAAGATTAAGAGAACTGGGCATCGTGTTGGGTATAATTGGAATGCATCGGTCATCATTCGATACGATGTTGAAGCCTCTACCCACGGCTAGTGAAGGAAAATCAAAAGCTTCAGT atCTTCACGATCTCAAAGTCATGCATCTAAATCGAGTGTTAGTAGTACAATGAGAAAAAGCCAAACAACAGCTCAGAAAATATATCCCGACATTGTTCTTCCGAGGAAGGAGTCTcgaat TATTTCAGTACCACCGTCATTCCCCGATGACCCCGAACACATCCGGCCCTGCAGTGAAACACAACGACGAAAATGGCAAACAAGACTCGCGAAGCTGCTCCATCCTTATGGGagataa